Genomic segment of Microcoleus sp. bin38.metabat.b11b12b14.051:
GATCGATATCGTTAAAGACTTAGCAGCTTCCCCCTTTGCCGCCACCCACGGGCGCCAAGCCCTCGCAGCAGGCGCGCCGATTCTCTGCGACGCCCGCATGATAGCCGAAGGCATCACCCGCAAACGCCTACCCGCCGACAATCCAGTGATTTGCACCCTCTGGCATCCCGAAGTCCCGGAATTGGCGCGGCAAATCGGCAATACTCGATCGGCAGCAGCCCTCGATTTGTGGCTAGATAAGTTAGATGGTGCAGTTGTCGCGATCGGCAATGCCCCGACTGCTTTATTCCGACTGCTAGAAATGTTGGATGCTGGAGCTCCGAAACCGGCGTTAATTCTGGGTTTCCCGGTAGGATTTGTGGGGGCGGCGGAATCCAAAGCTGAACTCGCTGCCAACAGTCGGGGAGTGCCATTTATCGCGCTACACGGGCGGCGCGGTGGCAGTGCGATGGCAACAGCAGCCGTGAATGCGTTAGCTAAAGAGGACGAACTATGACTAAGACTACTGGTAAATTGTACGGATTGGGCATCGGCCCTGGCGATCCAGAATTGATTACATTGAAAGCTTATCGGATTTTGCAATCGGTGCCGGTGATTGCGTATCCGGCGATGGAAAACGGTAAGGTGCTCGCGCGGGCGATCGTCGCAGATTATTTGCGAGAAGAGCAAATTGAAATTCCGATGCCGCTGCCTTTTAGTCCAACGCGATCGTCTCAACCGTATTACGATATTGCAGCCGAGAAAATTGCCGCCCACCTCAGCGAAGGGCGGGATGTGGCGGTTTTGTGCGAGGGCGAACCTTTTCTCTACGGCACGTTTATGTATTTGTTTAACCGATTGTCGGACAAATTTACCACGGAAGTTGTGCCGGGAATTTCTTCGACAATGGCGAGTGCGAGTGCGTTGGGAGTGCCGCTGACTTACCGCAACG
This window contains:
- a CDS encoding precorrin-2 C(20)-methyltransferase, with the protein product MTKTTGKLYGLGIGPGDPELITLKAYRILQSVPVIAYPAMENGKVLARAIVADYLREEQIEIPMPLPFSPTRSSQPYYDIAAEKIAAHLSEGRDVAVLCEGEPFLYGTFMYLFNRLSDKFTTEVVPGISSTMASASALGVPLTYRNDVLSIMPATLDADVLRDRLALVDAAVIIKLGRHFAKVRDVLIELGQFDRALYIERATMPNQRIRAIGDVEPGEVPYWALVMIPSQQKSVS
- a CDS encoding precorrin-8X methylmutase, producing the protein MIDYIRDGTEIYQKSFATIRAEADLSNLPPDLETVAVRLIHSCGMIDIVKDLAASPFAATHGRQALAAGAPILCDARMIAEGITRKRLPADNPVICTLWHPEVPELARQIGNTRSAAALDLWLDKLDGAVVAIGNAPTALFRLLEMLDAGAPKPALILGFPVGFVGAAESKAELAANSRGVPFIALHGRRGGSAMATAAVNALAKEDEL